The following coding sequences are from one Formosa haliotis window:
- a CDS encoding DUF3604 domain-containing protein, which translates to MRISILTTCIALSVLSCKDDKKTSEPIEPEVQQSENTPKNDIPFFKNKEAFFGELHVHTSYSLDAYLGGTRLKPSDAYRFAKGETVEVNGKNVTISKPLDFCAVTDHAEYIGEMYVNYHEDAEGHNNPKLIELRSLTNFEEEEKWFFKYVVNNNRSAIPKRTDFYPGEAAVKNGWQVMIDAVNEHYNPGTFTTIAGFEWSAAPTGGNLHRNVLFRDMNLPEVPVGNVDINREEGLWEWMAGLEKQGMHVFAIPHNSNASKGMMFNPNDSKGNPIDKEYVKTRNYFEPLIEMMQIKGNSEVHAKFWTNDEFAGFENANSMQQFSGRKALKENYVRYGLIKGLEYETKLGTNPYKYGIVGGTDSHNGTPSNVTESNFELGSHGEADGTIEERRTGVVGGWIEGKDLNPGALTGVWAPKNTREDIWDALRNKETFGTSGTRLKVRFFGGFNLDTNLKDYDALVADGYTSGIPMGQTLSSANGKSPVFSVFAIKDPDGANLDRIQIIKGWIENGDTKEEIYDVVWSDNRQPDANGKLPEVGNTVDVNNATYNNTIGSPQLMGFWEDPKFNPDINAVYYVRVIEIPTPRWSTYDAVRAGLPLLEDVPATIQERGWTSPIWYAPNK; encoded by the coding sequence CATTTTAACCACTTGCATTGCTTTATCAGTGCTCTCTTGTAAGGATGATAAAAAAACATCTGAGCCTATTGAACCTGAAGTGCAACAAAGTGAAAACACACCTAAAAACGATATTCCTTTTTTTAAAAATAAAGAAGCTTTTTTTGGAGAGCTCCACGTACACACTTCATATTCCTTAGATGCTTACTTGGGTGGAACCCGCTTAAAACCTTCCGATGCTTATAGATTTGCTAAAGGGGAAACCGTAGAAGTAAACGGTAAAAATGTAACCATTAGTAAACCATTAGATTTTTGTGCAGTTACAGATCATGCCGAATATATTGGTGAGATGTATGTTAACTATCATGAAGATGCCGAAGGCCATAACAACCCAAAACTAATAGAACTCCGTAGCCTCACCAATTTTGAAGAGGAGGAAAAATGGTTTTTTAAATATGTGGTAAACAACAACAGATCTGCAATTCCAAAACGTACTGACTTCTATCCTGGTGAAGCTGCTGTAAAAAATGGTTGGCAAGTAATGATAGATGCCGTAAACGAGCATTACAACCCAGGCACCTTTACAACTATAGCTGGGTTTGAATGGAGTGCAGCCCCAACAGGAGGAAATTTACATAGAAATGTATTATTTAGAGACATGAATCTTCCCGAGGTTCCTGTAGGTAATGTAGACATTAATAGAGAGGAAGGTCTATGGGAATGGATGGCTGGATTAGAAAAACAAGGCATGCATGTTTTTGCTATACCGCACAACTCCAATGCTAGTAAAGGCATGATGTTTAACCCTAACGATTCTAAAGGAAACCCGATAGACAAAGAATATGTAAAAACACGTAATTATTTCGAACCTCTTATTGAAATGATGCAGATAAAAGGAAACTCTGAAGTACATGCTAAATTCTGGACAAACGACGAATTTGCTGGTTTCGAAAACGCCAATAGTATGCAACAATTTAGTGGCCGTAAAGCTCTAAAAGAAAACTATGTGCGTTATGGCTTGATTAAAGGTTTAGAATACGAAACTAAATTAGGAACGAACCCTTATAAATACGGAATTGTAGGAGGAACAGACAGTCATAACGGAACCCCATCAAACGTTACCGAATCTAATTTCGAACTTGGAAGTCATGGTGAAGCAGATGGTACTATTGAAGAAAGACGTACCGGTGTTGTTGGAGGATGGATTGAAGGAAAAGATTTAAACCCGGGTGCATTAACCGGCGTTTGGGCACCTAAAAATACCCGAGAAGATATTTGGGATGCCTTACGAAATAAAGAAACTTTTGGTACGAGCGGTACCCGACTAAAAGTACGTTTCTTTGGAGGCTTTAATTTAGACACTAATCTTAAAGATTACGATGCTTTGGTTGCAGACGGATATACTTCCGGAATTCCTATGGGACAAACTTTAAGCAGTGCTAACGGTAAATCGCCAGTATTTTCCGTATTTGCAATAAAAGATCCTGATGGTGCAAATCTAGATCGTATTCAAATTATTAAAGGATGGATTGAAAACGGAGATACTAAAGAAGAGATTTACGATGTCGTTTGGTCGGACAACAGACAACCAGATGCCAATGGAAAGCTTCCTGAAGTTGGAAATACGGTTGATGTTAATAACGCTACTTACAACAACACCATAGGTAGCCCACAACTTATGGGCTTTTGGGAAGATCCAAAATTCAATCCCGACATAAATGCAGTTTACTATGTTCGTGTTATAGAAATACCTACCCCAAGATGGTCTACTTATGATGCCGTTAGAGCTGGCTTACCTTTATTAGAAGATGTTCCTGCTACCATACAAGAACGCGGATGGACATCGCCTATTTGGTATGCACCTAACAAATAG